The DNA window GTGCTCGTCGATCGCCGAGAAGTCCTTGGTCCAGTAGCCGTGGTAGCCCCACAGGCCGGTCTTCTTGAGCTGGTCGTCGTCGTTGTCGAGCAGCGGCGAGAGCCAGAGGGTGGTGACCCCCAGGTCCGAGAGGTAGTCGAGCTTGTCGATCAGGCCCTGAAGGTCGCCGCCGTGGTAGGCGGTGGGGTTGGCGCGGTCCACGTGGTGGTCGTTGGTGCGATCGCCGTTGGAGAAGCGGTCGAGGAAGGCGAAGTAGACGACCTCGTCCTTCCACTGCCGGGCCGAGCGCTGCTGGGCCCTCACGTCGGGCCCGGCGCTCGCGGCACCCGGCGTGCCGGCGCCGGGAAGGGCGCAGCCGGCCAGCACGGCGCTGGCCAGGAGGCTCAAGGTGAGACGGCGGTGTTTCAACGCGGAGTCCTCGTCGATCCGGCAGGGGGCGTTCATGGATCGTTATCGGGCGGCGCGGCGGGATCTTTCTTAATGCGAGGTGGTGGTTGCCTGAAGGTGACCTTAATCTCAGAGGCCTGCAAGGACCATGCTATAATACGTCGCACGGTCGGGTCGTCGTCGCTCCGGCCGGGGGGAAAGGAATCTCGCGGGAGAAAGGTTTCCTGCAAGGAGGATCCTTATTTTAACGCCTGGTCTTGCGGGGTTGGTCCTCGCTGTGGCGCTTGTCTTGTCCGGGCTCTTCTCGGCAGCCGAGACGGCCCTGATGTCGCTGAATCGCGCCAGGCTTCGCGCCCGCCTGGACGCTGGTGAGCCCGGGGCCCAGCTCGTCTCGGCCCTGATCAAGCAGCCCCGCCACCTGCTCTCCACCATCCTCCTGGGCAACACCCTCTGCGTCATCACGGGGACGGTCTTCGGCACCGTCCTGGTCGCCGAGTGGGTCCACGACTTCGGCGGCCGCGCGGCCGCCCTCTCCATCGTCGGCTTGACGCTGCTCATCGTCGTCGTCGGCGAGATCGTGCCCAAGTCCATCGCCGCGGCCCAGCCCGAGATGGTGGCCTTCACGATCGCGGCCCCCATCCGCTTCGCGGTGCTGCTCCTGCGGCCGGTGATCACCGCCCTCTTGGTCGTCACCACCCCGCTGATTCGCTTGCTCGGCGCCCACGAGGCCCTGGCGGCCCCCCGCTACACCGAGGACGAGCTGCGGATGCTGCTCGAGATCGGCCACGAGCAGGGCGTCATCGAGGAGGACGAGTCGGATCTGGTGTCGTCGGCGCTGGCCTTCGACGACACCCGGGTCAGCGCCATCCTCACCCCGCGCGTCGACATGGTGGCGATCCACGAGCAGACGCCCCTTCCCGAGCTGGTGGCGCTGATCGCCGAGGAGGGCTACTCGCGCATGCCGGTCTACCGCGAGTCGGTGGACGACATCGTGGGGGTGGTCCACGCCCGCGACGCCCTCCTGGCCGCGGCCCGGCACGAGCCCTTCGTCATCGCCGAGCGCATGCACCCGGCCTACTTCGTGCCCGAGAACCGGCGCCTCAACGAGCTCTTGCGCGAGATGCAGCTCGAGGAGATCCAGCTGGCGGTCGTCAACGACGAGTACGGCGGCACCGCCGGCATCGTCACGGTCGAGGACATCCTCGAGCAGATCGTCGGCGAGATCCGCGACGAGTACGACGAGGAGCTCGCCCCGGTCCGCCCGGTGTCGCCCGGCCTCGCGGTGGTCGACTCCATGGCCGGCATCGAGGAGGTCAACGAGACCCTCGGCATCGGTCTGCCCATGGACGGCTACCAGACCATCGGGGGGCTGGTCATCAACAAGCTGGGCCGGGTGGCCAAGGTGGGCGACGTGATCCAGCTGCCGGGCATCTCGATCACCGTCAAGGCCGTGAAGGGGATCCGCATCCAGCAGGTCCTGGTCGAGCAT is part of the Pantanalinema sp. genome and encodes:
- a CDS encoding hemolysin family protein, which codes for MALVLSGLFSAAETALMSLNRARLRARLDAGEPGAQLVSALIKQPRHLLSTILLGNTLCVITGTVFGTVLVAEWVHDFGGRAAALSIVGLTLLIVVVGEIVPKSIAAAQPEMVAFTIAAPIRFAVLLLRPVITALLVVTTPLIRLLGAHEALAAPRYTEDELRMLLEIGHEQGVIEEDESDLVSSALAFDDTRVSAILTPRVDMVAIHEQTPLPELVALIAEEGYSRMPVYRESVDDIVGVVHARDALLAAARHEPFVIAERMHPAYFVPENRRLNELLREMQLEEIQLAVVNDEYGGTAGIVTVEDILEQIVGEIRDEYDEELAPVRPVSPGLAVVDSMAGIEEVNETLGIGLPMDGYQTIGGLVINKLGRVAKVGDVIQLPGISITVKAVKGIRIQQVLVEHPIDLPLAVEEEA